One Microvirga thermotolerans DNA window includes the following coding sequences:
- a CDS encoding ABC transporter ATP-binding protein gives MVSPSDLDLVSVTKRFGAHLAVDDVSFSVAPGDFFSILGPSGCGKTTLMRMIAGFEEPTSGDIRIRGKSMIGVPANRRPVNMVFQSLALFPMMTVGENVAYGLLCRGVGRAEAERRASRMLERVGLKGFAERRVTALSGGQRQRVAIARCLVLEPTLVLLDEPLGALDLKLREHMKIELKQLQSTFNTTFVYITHDQSEALVMSDRIAVMNQGRFEQVGSPRELYHNPMTPFVASFVGEANRWAGEAVDGTSGTVSVRLASGGTVRGAGPVSSRSVLCFVRPEAIALSSNAESLGALPNRFEGRVSAVLFDGANSSLLIDTAGFDQPVRAVLPQAGPLAGIEVGAPVHLGWTAEATKVFAA, from the coding sequence ATGGTTTCCCCAAGCGATCTCGACCTCGTCAGCGTCACCAAGCGGTTCGGGGCCCACCTCGCGGTGGACGACGTGTCCTTTTCCGTCGCGCCTGGCGACTTCTTCTCGATTCTCGGCCCGTCCGGATGCGGCAAGACGACCCTCATGCGCATGATCGCGGGCTTCGAGGAGCCGACCTCGGGCGACATCCGGATCCGCGGCAAGTCGATGATCGGCGTCCCGGCGAACCGCCGCCCGGTCAACATGGTGTTCCAGAGCCTCGCCCTCTTCCCGATGATGACCGTCGGCGAGAACGTGGCCTACGGCCTGCTCTGCCGAGGCGTCGGGCGGGCCGAGGCGGAGCGGCGCGCGTCGCGCATGCTGGAGCGCGTAGGGCTCAAGGGCTTTGCGGAGCGCCGGGTCACGGCGCTCTCGGGCGGCCAGCGGCAGCGCGTCGCCATCGCCCGCTGCCTGGTGCTGGAGCCGACCCTCGTGCTTCTCGACGAGCCTCTCGGCGCCCTCGACCTCAAGCTGCGCGAGCACATGAAGATCGAGCTCAAGCAGCTCCAGAGCACCTTCAACACCACCTTCGTCTACATCACGCACGACCAGTCGGAAGCACTGGTCATGTCCGACCGCATCGCCGTGATGAACCAGGGCCGCTTCGAGCAGGTGGGAAGCCCGCGCGAACTCTACCACAACCCCATGACCCCCTTCGTGGCGAGCTTCGTCGGAGAGGCGAACCGCTGGGCGGGGGAGGCGGTCGACGGGACCTCGGGAACGGTGAGCGTGCGGCTTGCTTCCGGCGGCACCGTCCGGGGCGCCGGCCCGGTCTCCTCCAGGTCGGTTCTCTGCTTCGTGCGGCCGGAGGCCATCGCCCTTTCGTCGAACGCGGAGAGCCTCGGCGCGTTGCCGAACCGCTTCGAGGGACGTGTTTCGGCAGTCCTGTTCGACGGTGCGAACTCGAGCCTCCTGATCGACACTGCCGGGTTCGACCAGCCTGTCCGCGCGGTCCTGCCCCAGGCGGGTCCGCTGGCGGGGATCGAGGTCGGGGCGCCGGTCCATCTCGGATGGACTGCGGAAGCGACGAAGGTGTTCGCGGCATGA
- the nikC gene encoding nickel transporter permease, with product MMAGAPPLPQPSGLQAWLLSPEPASRWQARLGRFYLGWRGFTKNPLAVLGLAIVVLLILVAIFAPLIAPYSPVAGGDLRTQRLLPPSETFWFGTDDQGRDIFSRVVYGSRITLWVVMLVAVIATPIGVLIGTVSGYLGGWVDTVLMRITDIFLAFPRLILALAFVAALGPGIENAIIAISITSWPPYARIARAETLTVRNSDFIAAVKLQGASTPRIIFGHVIPLCISSVIVRVTLDMAGIILTAAGLGFLGLGAQPPMPEWGAMVATGRNYLIDQWWVAAMPGLAIFVVSLGFNLLGDGLRDVLDPKAAK from the coding sequence CTGATGGCCGGCGCCCCTCCCCTCCCCCAGCCTTCGGGCCTGCAGGCCTGGCTGCTCTCCCCCGAACCCGCCTCCCGCTGGCAGGCCCGCCTCGGCCGCTTCTATCTCGGCTGGCGCGGCTTCACCAAGAATCCCCTGGCGGTGCTGGGCCTCGCCATCGTGGTCCTGCTGATCCTGGTCGCGATCTTCGCTCCGCTGATCGCGCCCTATTCGCCGGTTGCCGGCGGCGACCTGCGCACGCAGCGCCTTCTGCCGCCGAGCGAGACCTTCTGGTTCGGCACGGACGACCAGGGACGGGACATCTTCTCCCGCGTCGTCTACGGCTCGCGCATCACCCTCTGGGTGGTGATGCTCGTCGCGGTGATCGCCACGCCCATCGGCGTCCTGATCGGCACAGTCTCCGGCTATCTCGGCGGCTGGGTCGACACGGTGCTCATGCGGATCACCGACATCTTCCTGGCCTTTCCGCGCCTCATCCTGGCCCTGGCCTTCGTCGCGGCCCTGGGACCGGGCATCGAGAACGCGATCATCGCCATCTCGATCACCTCCTGGCCTCCTTACGCGCGCATTGCCCGCGCCGAGACCCTGACGGTCCGCAACAGCGACTTCATCGCCGCCGTGAAGCTCCAGGGCGCTTCCACGCCCCGGATCATCTTCGGCCACGTCATCCCGCTGTGCATCTCCTCCGTGATCGTCCGCGTCACCCTCGACATGGCGGGCATCATCCTGACCGCCGCGGGCCTCGGCTTCCTCGGCCTCGGTGCGCAGCCGCCCATGCCCGAATGGGGCGCGATGGTGGCCACCGGGCGCAACTATCTCATCGACCAATGGTGGGTCGCGGCCATGCCCGGCCTCGCCATCTTCGTCGTCAGCCTCGGCTTCAACCTCCTGGGCGACGGCCTGCGCGACGTGCTGGACCCGAAGGCTGCGAAATGA
- a CDS encoding ABC transporter ATP-binding protein — MLDIQNLKVVYGTGRLRVEAVKDVSFHVETGASYGLVGESGSGKSTVLRAICGLAPISAGRVLVDGQEVKSPRDKAFYRTVQMVFQDPYASLHPRHTVDRTLSEPLAIHGEKDAEARILQALREVGLGPSFRFRYPHQLSGGQRQRIAIARALILRPKVLLLDEPTSALDASVQAEILNLLDDLRRRMGLTYILVSHDLAVVAHLCDRLLVMRHGEGVEETTAAALRSGQASNSYTRELIEASRGFSRDAAKAAAAI; from the coding sequence ATGCTCGATATTCAGAACCTCAAAGTCGTCTACGGAACGGGGCGTCTGCGCGTCGAGGCGGTGAAGGACGTCAGCTTCCATGTGGAGACCGGTGCCTCCTACGGGCTCGTCGGCGAATCCGGATCGGGCAAGTCAACGGTGCTGCGGGCCATCTGCGGCTTGGCTCCGATCTCCGCCGGGCGCGTGCTCGTCGACGGGCAGGAGGTGAAGTCCCCGCGCGACAAGGCCTTCTATCGAACCGTCCAGATGGTGTTCCAGGATCCCTATGCGTCGCTCCATCCGCGCCACACGGTCGACCGGACCCTCTCGGAGCCGCTTGCCATCCACGGCGAGAAGGACGCGGAGGCGAGAATCCTCCAGGCCCTGCGCGAGGTCGGGCTCGGTCCCTCCTTCCGCTTCCGCTATCCGCACCAGCTCTCCGGCGGCCAGCGGCAGCGCATCGCCATCGCCCGGGCGCTGATCCTGCGCCCGAAGGTGCTCCTGCTCGACGAGCCGACCTCGGCCCTCGACGCCTCCGTCCAGGCGGAGATCCTGAACCTGCTCGACGATCTGCGGCGCAGGATGGGTCTCACCTATATCCTCGTCAGCCACGATCTCGCCGTGGTCGCGCATCTGTGCGACCGGCTCCTCGTCATGCGCCATGGCGAGGGCGTCGAGGAAACAACCGCCGCGGCTCTCCGCTCCGGCCAGGCCTCGAACAGCTACACGCGCGAGCTGATCGAGGCGAGCCGCGGCTTCTCGCGGGATGCGGCGAAAGCCGCCGCCGCGATCTGA
- a CDS encoding dipeptidase — protein MSRSSPMPVFDGHNDVLLRLMRGKMQPERAFLEGDNLGHLDWPRMKEGGFAGGFFAVYVPSEGGGVDVDALMTRPQYDVPLPEPLRLEPSQQVTVHMAALLLRIERASKGEVKVCRTAADIRECMKRGALAAILHIEGAEGIDPDLYMLDVLYQAGLRSLGPVWSRPNIFGHGVPFRYPSSPDTGPGLTDLGKELIRACNRLKIMLDLSHLNEKGFWDVAKLTDAPLVATHSNAHAICPHSRNLTDRQLAAIRESRGMVGVNFATSFIRADGQRSDQTTLEEMIRHMDHLIEHVGVDGVGMGSDFDGATIPAEIGDARGLPRLVEAMRRHGYDEATLRKLCYENWIDVLERTWGA, from the coding sequence ATGTCCCGTTCCTCCCCGATGCCGGTCTTCGACGGCCACAACGACGTTCTCCTGCGCCTGATGCGCGGCAAGATGCAGCCGGAGCGCGCCTTCCTCGAAGGCGACAATCTCGGCCATCTCGACTGGCCGCGGATGAAGGAGGGCGGCTTCGCGGGCGGCTTCTTCGCGGTCTATGTCCCTTCGGAAGGCGGCGGCGTCGACGTGGACGCGCTGATGACCCGCCCGCAATACGATGTGCCGCTTCCGGAGCCGCTGCGCCTCGAACCAAGCCAGCAGGTCACCGTGCACATGGCGGCCCTGCTGCTGCGCATCGAACGCGCGTCCAAGGGCGAGGTCAAGGTGTGCCGCACCGCAGCCGATATCCGGGAATGCATGAAGAGAGGCGCGCTCGCCGCAATCCTCCACATCGAGGGCGCGGAGGGAATCGATCCGGATCTCTATATGCTCGACGTGCTGTACCAGGCGGGCCTCCGTTCGCTCGGCCCCGTCTGGAGCCGCCCCAACATCTTCGGCCACGGCGTGCCGTTCCGCTATCCTTCGAGCCCCGACACGGGGCCCGGACTGACCGATCTCGGCAAGGAGCTGATCAGGGCGTGCAACCGCCTGAAGATCATGCTCGACCTGTCCCACCTCAACGAGAAGGGCTTCTGGGACGTGGCGAAGCTCACCGATGCGCCCCTCGTGGCGACGCACTCGAACGCCCACGCCATCTGCCCGCATTCGCGCAACCTGACCGACAGGCAGCTGGCGGCGATCCGCGAGAGCCGCGGCATGGTGGGCGTGAACTTCGCCACCTCCTTCATCCGGGCCGACGGCCAGCGGAGCGACCAGACCACCCTGGAGGAGATGATCCGCCACATGGACCACCTCATCGAGCACGTGGGGGTCGACGGCGTGGGCATGGGCTCCGACTTCGACGGCGCCACCATTCCGGCGGAGATCGGCGACGCCCGCGGCCTGCCGCGCCTCGTCGAGGCCATGCGCCGGCACGGCTATGACGAGGCGACCCTGCGCAAGCTCTGCTACGAGAACTGGATCGACGTCCTGGAGCGCACCTGGGGCGCGTAG
- a CDS encoding ABC transporter permease, whose translation MNRPSIAWKLYIAAFYIFLFAPLLVVAIFAFNASPFPSPPWKGWTLDWFVGDGSAFGKPGVLMDPIWLASIGNSLKVAVPVALLAVLLGTVNAWVLERAEFPGKSLVAMMMLWPLVIPGVILGISILAFFSRVANGLEEALQTDLDPLRPGLPLVILGQLSFILTIATLIIAARLRKFDRSLEEAAFDLGASRAHVLRTVTLPFLRPALVGAGLVALLMSFENFNTTLMLVGSEPPLPITMYGQMREGATPAINAVSLLLMLGVGGIASLFALTSKTQA comes from the coding sequence ATGAACAGACCCTCCATCGCCTGGAAGCTCTATATCGCGGCCTTCTACATCTTCCTGTTCGCGCCGCTGCTCGTGGTCGCGATCTTCGCGTTCAATGCAAGCCCGTTTCCCTCTCCGCCCTGGAAAGGCTGGACGCTGGACTGGTTCGTCGGCGACGGGTCGGCCTTCGGCAAGCCGGGCGTCCTCATGGACCCGATCTGGCTTGCCAGCATCGGCAACAGCCTGAAGGTCGCGGTTCCCGTGGCGCTCCTTGCGGTCCTCCTCGGCACGGTCAACGCCTGGGTGCTCGAGCGGGCGGAGTTTCCCGGCAAGTCCCTCGTCGCGATGATGATGCTCTGGCCCCTGGTCATTCCCGGGGTCATCCTCGGCATCTCGATCCTGGCCTTCTTCTCGCGGGTGGCGAACGGGCTGGAGGAGGCTCTTCAGACTGACCTCGACCCGCTCCGCCCGGGGCTGCCGCTCGTCATTCTCGGCCAGCTGTCCTTCATCCTCACCATCGCGACGCTCATCATCGCCGCGCGCCTTCGCAAGTTCGATCGCTCGCTCGAAGAGGCCGCCTTCGATCTTGGAGCGAGCCGGGCGCATGTGCTGCGGACGGTGACGCTGCCGTTCCTGCGGCCCGCGCTCGTCGGCGCAGGCCTCGTGGCGCTCCTCATGTCCTTCGAGAACTTCAACACGACCCTGATGCTGGTCGGCTCCGAGCCGCCTCTGCCGATCACCATGTACGGGCAGATGCGCGAGGGCGCGACTCCGGCCATCAATGCGGTCAGCCTGCTGCTCATGCTGGGCGTCGGCGGCATCGCCAGCCTTTTCGCGCTGACCTCGAAGACGCAGGCCTGA
- a CDS encoding ABC transporter permease: MVSTAMSRGGEHASALRSFLKRAAQFVIVLATTLLGLVAVTFFIGRVVPIDPVIAVVGDRAPPQVYERVRKEMGLDKPLAEQFVIYVKKAATGDFGNSVLTTNPVMTDIARVFPATLELATLGTIIGTLIGIPLGVLAAVRRGSLIDQIVRLLGLVGYSVPIFWLGLMGLLLFYAKLGWVAGPGRIDVTYSYLYTPVTGIVLLDTLMQGQMDAFWDAVSHIVLPACLLGYFSLAYISRMTRSFMLNELAQEYVIAARVKGLSEFRVIWRHALRNAAVPLITVIALSYANLLEGSVLTETVFAWPGLGQYITNSLQNADMNAVLGGTIVIGTVFVLLNLVSDLLYRILDPRTR, from the coding sequence ATGGTTTCCACCGCCATGAGCCGGGGCGGAGAGCACGCAAGTGCCCTCCGCTCCTTCCTTAAGAGAGCCGCCCAGTTCGTGATCGTCCTGGCGACGACCCTGCTGGGCCTCGTCGCGGTCACGTTCTTCATCGGCCGCGTCGTGCCGATCGATCCCGTGATCGCCGTCGTCGGCGATCGCGCGCCGCCGCAGGTCTACGAGCGGGTGCGCAAGGAGATGGGGCTCGACAAGCCTCTCGCCGAGCAGTTCGTCATCTACGTGAAGAAGGCGGCGACCGGCGATTTCGGCAACTCGGTGCTGACCACCAATCCGGTGATGACGGACATCGCCAGGGTGTTTCCCGCCACCCTCGAGCTGGCGACGCTCGGCACCATCATCGGCACCCTCATCGGCATCCCGCTCGGAGTCCTCGCTGCCGTGAGGCGCGGATCGCTAATCGACCAGATCGTGCGGCTCCTGGGTCTCGTCGGCTATTCGGTGCCGATCTTCTGGCTCGGCCTGATGGGTCTTCTGCTGTTCTATGCCAAGCTCGGCTGGGTCGCAGGTCCCGGGCGCATCGACGTCACCTACTCGTATCTCTACACGCCCGTCACGGGCATCGTGCTTCTCGACACCCTCATGCAGGGCCAGATGGACGCCTTCTGGGACGCGGTTTCCCACATCGTCCTCCCCGCCTGCCTGCTCGGCTACTTCTCCCTCGCCTATATCAGCCGCATGACGCGCTCCTTCATGCTCAACGAGCTGGCGCAGGAATACGTCATCGCGGCGCGGGTGAAGGGGCTCTCCGAATTCCGGGTGATCTGGCGCCATGCGCTGCGCAACGCCGCCGTGCCGCTGATCACCGTGATCGCCCTGTCCTATGCCAATCTTCTGGAAGGCTCCGTCCTCACCGAAACGGTCTTCGCATGGCCCGGGCTCGGCCAGTACATCACCAATTCCCTGCAGAACGCGGACATGAATGCGGTGCTCGGCGGAACGATCGTGATCGGAACGGTCTTCGTGCTGCTCAACCTTGTGTCCGACCTGCTCTATCGCATTCTCGACCCGAGGACCCGCTGA
- a CDS encoding ABC transporter substrate-binding protein produces MKHLPKKLLLSAAMVAAMATSFSAVKAATPPDTLVQAWQSDDIISLDPAEVFEFSASEIMGNTYERLIQYDITDVSKISGQVAESWTVSDDGKTYTFKIRPNKKFASGNPLTAEDVVYSLQRAVILDKSPAFILGQFGLDKNNVKDKIKQTGPLELTFEVDKPYAPTLVLYCLGNSVASIVDKKLLTQNEKDGDWGYNWLKTHYAGSGPYIMRDWKANEVLVLERNPNYEQKTPLARVIFRHIKETASQRLLLEKGDVDVARNLNPEEIDAVAKNPDIKIQSAPKGTVYYLGLNQKNPNLAKPEVRQALKYLVDYSAIADTIMKYKGVVHQNFLPKGFLGAVTTNPYKLDVAKAKELLAKAGLKDGFSVTMDTRSTAEIMGIAQAMQATFAQAGIKLEILPMDSKQALTKYRARQHDIYIGNWGSDYQDPNSNADTFAANDDNSDNAKAKPLAWRNAWDPGPLTAKTRAAVMERDAEKRAQMYKELQKAVLDDGPFVIFLQQTEVAAVRKNVHDFILGPSFSDNDVSKTKKN; encoded by the coding sequence ATGAAACACCTCCCAAAGAAGCTTCTCCTATCGGCAGCGATGGTCGCCGCCATGGCGACCTCCTTCTCCGCCGTGAAGGCGGCGACGCCGCCGGACACCCTGGTCCAGGCCTGGCAGAGCGACGACATCATCTCGCTCGACCCCGCCGAGGTCTTCGAGTTCAGCGCGTCCGAGATCATGGGCAACACCTATGAGCGCCTGATCCAGTACGACATCACGGACGTGTCCAAGATCTCCGGCCAGGTCGCCGAGTCCTGGACGGTCTCGGACGACGGCAAGACCTACACGTTCAAGATCCGCCCGAACAAGAAGTTCGCCTCGGGCAACCCGCTCACCGCGGAAGACGTGGTGTACTCGCTCCAGCGCGCGGTCATCCTCGACAAGTCGCCCGCCTTCATCCTCGGCCAGTTCGGCCTCGACAAGAACAACGTCAAGGACAAGATCAAGCAGACCGGCCCGCTCGAGCTGACCTTCGAGGTCGACAAGCCCTACGCCCCGACCCTCGTGCTCTACTGCCTCGGCAACTCGGTCGCCTCCATCGTCGACAAGAAGCTTCTCACGCAGAACGAGAAGGACGGCGACTGGGGCTACAACTGGCTGAAGACGCACTATGCCGGCTCCGGCCCGTACATCATGCGCGACTGGAAGGCGAACGAGGTCCTCGTCCTCGAGCGCAATCCGAACTACGAGCAGAAGACCCCGCTCGCCCGCGTGATCTTCCGCCACATCAAGGAAACCGCGAGCCAGCGCCTGCTGCTCGAGAAGGGTGACGTCGACGTTGCCCGCAACCTGAACCCGGAAGAGATCGACGCCGTCGCCAAGAACCCGGACATCAAGATCCAGAGCGCTCCGAAGGGCACGGTCTACTATCTCGGCCTGAACCAGAAGAACCCCAACCTCGCCAAGCCCGAGGTTCGTCAGGCTCTCAAGTATCTCGTGGACTATTCGGCCATCGCCGACACGATCATGAAGTACAAGGGCGTGGTTCACCAGAACTTCCTGCCCAAGGGCTTCCTCGGCGCCGTGACGACCAACCCCTACAAGCTCGACGTGGCGAAGGCGAAGGAACTCCTCGCCAAGGCGGGCCTGAAGGATGGCTTCTCCGTCACCATGGATACCCGTTCGACCGCCGAGATCATGGGCATCGCCCAGGCGATGCAGGCGACCTTCGCGCAGGCCGGCATCAAGCTGGAGATCCTGCCGATGGACTCGAAGCAGGCTCTCACCAAGTACCGCGCCCGCCAGCACGACATCTACATCGGCAACTGGGGCTCGGACTACCAGGACCCGAACTCGAACGCCGACACCTTCGCGGCGAACGACGACAACTCCGACAATGCGAAGGCGAAGCCGCTTGCGTGGCGCAACGCCTGGGATCCGGGCCCGCTGACCGCCAAGACCCGCGCCGCCGTCATGGAGCGTGACGCGGAGAAGCGCGCGCAGATGTACAAGGAACTGCAGAAGGCGGTTCTCGACGATGGTCCGTTCGTGATCTTCCTGCAGCAGACCGAGGTCGCCGCCGTGCGCAAGAACGTGCATGACTTCATCCTCGGCCCGTCCTTCAGCGACAACGACGTGTCCAAGACGAAGAAGAACTGA
- a CDS encoding ABC transporter permease, protein MKPAQRLTLFLLLAPALIWLGLLIVLPHVEILVLSLSERVAPRVYRFGFGNYIEFFTEPLYWRTFARTAIMSILVTALTLVLAFPIALYIARVAQGRLKAMLLLLCLLPFWVSELVRTLGWMMLLRETGLVSYLLQKTGLVGQPLEMLYNDGAVILGLVYGGLLFMIVPLANALESLEPAVVEAGYDLGGSRRTVLRRIVIPHAMPGIVAGSIIVFMLTVGNFATPVLLGGKNGLWFTEQIYAQFITRFNWPQGAAFGILLLVLSSVIVWAGLRLSGQSLGTTLRQA, encoded by the coding sequence ATGAAACCGGCGCAACGCCTTACTCTCTTTCTCCTCCTCGCCCCGGCGCTGATCTGGCTCGGCCTGCTCATCGTCCTCCCGCACGTGGAGATTCTCGTCCTGTCCTTGAGCGAACGGGTCGCGCCGCGCGTCTACCGGTTCGGCTTCGGCAACTACATCGAGTTCTTCACGGAGCCGCTCTACTGGCGCACCTTCGCGCGCACGGCGATCATGTCGATCCTCGTCACTGCGCTGACGCTCGTGCTGGCCTTTCCCATCGCGCTCTACATCGCCCGCGTGGCGCAGGGACGGCTGAAGGCGATGCTGCTGCTGCTCTGCCTGCTGCCGTTCTGGGTGTCCGAGCTCGTTCGCACGCTCGGTTGGATGATGCTCCTGCGCGAGACGGGGCTCGTCTCGTATCTGCTCCAGAAGACGGGGCTCGTCGGGCAGCCCCTGGAGATGCTCTACAACGACGGCGCCGTCATCCTCGGACTCGTCTATGGCGGTCTCCTATTCATGATCGTGCCGCTCGCGAACGCGCTCGAGAGCCTGGAGCCCGCGGTAGTCGAGGCCGGCTACGACCTCGGCGGCAGCCGGCGGACCGTCCTGCGGCGGATCGTGATCCCCCACGCCATGCCCGGCATCGTCGCAGGTTCCATCATCGTCTTCATGCTCACCGTCGGCAATTTCGCGACGCCGGTGCTCCTGGGCGGCAAGAACGGGCTGTGGTTCACCGAGCAGATCTACGCGCAGTTCATCACCCGCTTCAACTGGCCGCAGGGTGCCGCCTTCGGCATTCTTCTCCTCGTCCTCTCGTCCGTCATCGTCTGGGCCGGCCTGCGCCTGAGCGGGCAGAGCCTCGGCACGACCCTGCGGCAGGCCTGA
- the argH gene encoding argininosuccinate lyase — protein sequence MSEEAKKSGANVMWGGRFSSSPSALMEAINASIDFDRRLAAEDIQGSIAHSAMLAKQGIISESDRDAIHQGLQRVQAEIESGSFTFSKALEDIHMNVESRLREIVGDPAARLHTARSRNDQVAVDVRLWVRSAHDRAEAQLTDLIRALLDKAEAHAATVMPGFTHLQGAQPVTFGHHLMAYVEMFGRDRGRFRDSRRRLNESPLGAGALAGTSFPIDRHMTAKALGFDGPTRNSLDSVSDRDSLLEFMSAAAICAVHLSRLAEEIVIWMSAPFGFVRLPDRWTTGSSMMPQKRNPDAAELVRGKTGRIFGSLMTLLTVMKGLPLAYAKDTQEDKEPLFDAADTLELVLAATTGMIRDLEPVPERMAALAGAGYSTATDLADWLVRSLNIPFRDAHHITGRIVAEAEKLGSLLQDLPLAVMQSVEPRIHEGVYNVLSVENSVRSRTSFGGTAPARVAEQIAWWRERV from the coding sequence GTGTCAGAAGAAGCCAAGAAGTCGGGTGCGAACGTCATGTGGGGCGGGCGGTTCTCGTCCTCGCCCAGCGCCCTCATGGAAGCCATCAACGCCTCCATCGATTTCGACAGGCGCCTGGCCGCGGAGGACATCCAGGGCTCGATCGCGCACAGCGCCATGCTGGCGAAACAGGGGATCATCTCCGAGAGCGACCGCGACGCCATCCACCAGGGCCTCCAGCGCGTCCAGGCGGAGATCGAGTCCGGCTCCTTTACCTTCTCGAAGGCGCTCGAAGACATCCACATGAACGTGGAGAGCCGGCTGCGCGAGATCGTCGGCGATCCGGCGGCGCGCCTCCACACGGCCCGCAGCCGCAACGACCAGGTCGCCGTCGACGTGCGCCTCTGGGTGCGCAGCGCCCACGACCGGGCCGAGGCGCAGCTCACGGATCTCATCCGGGCGCTTCTCGACAAGGCCGAGGCGCACGCGGCGACCGTGATGCCCGGCTTCACCCATCTCCAGGGCGCGCAGCCCGTCACCTTCGGCCATCACCTCATGGCCTACGTGGAAATGTTCGGCCGCGACCGCGGCCGGTTCCGAGACTCGCGCCGGCGGCTCAACGAGAGCCCGCTCGGGGCGGGGGCGCTCGCCGGCACCTCCTTTCCCATCGACCGGCACATGACCGCGAAGGCCCTCGGGTTCGACGGGCCGACCCGCAACTCCCTCGATTCCGTCTCGGACCGGGACAGCCTCCTGGAATTCATGTCGGCCGCCGCGATCTGCGCGGTGCACCTGTCCCGTCTGGCGGAGGAGATCGTGATCTGGATGTCGGCGCCCTTCGGCTTCGTGCGCCTGCCGGACCGCTGGACGACCGGCTCCAGCATGATGCCGCAGAAGCGCAATCCCGACGCGGCGGAGCTGGTGCGCGGCAAGACCGGGCGTATCTTTGGCTCGCTCATGACCCTGCTCACGGTCATGAAGGGCCTGCCGCTGGCCTATGCCAAGGACACCCAGGAGGACAAGGAGCCGCTCTTCGATGCGGCCGATACCCTCGAGCTCGTCCTGGCCGCCACCACGGGCATGATCCGCGACCTGGAGCCGGTGCCGGAGCGCATGGCGGCCCTCGCGGGGGCCGGCTACTCCACGGCGACGGACCTGGCCGACTGGCTGGTGCGCAGCCTGAACATTCCCTTCCGCGACGCCCATCACATCACCGGGCGGATCGTGGCCGAGGCGGAGAAACTGGGAAGCCTGCTCCAGGATCTGCCGCTCGCCGTCATGCAGTCGGTCGAGCCGCGGATTCATGAAGGCGTCTACAACGTACTCAGCGTTGAGAATTCCGTCCGCTCGAGGACGAGCTTCGGCGGAACCGCCCCGGCGCGCGTGGCCGAGCAGATCGCCTGGTGGCGGGAGCGGGTCTGA
- a CDS encoding ABC transporter ATP-binding protein has translation MTKPLLEVEDLRVRFHLRTGTVEAVRGVSFQLGRERLGIVGESGSGKSQTGRAILGLTPPPGEVSAKRLTFDGIDLLTASRRTLRDLRGGRISMVMQDPKYSLNPVMTIGEQIIEAYRAHARSASRAEARDRALAMLEAVKMRDPARVFSLYPHEVSGGMGQRAMIAMMLVTEPDLLIADEPTSALDVTVSMEVLRILDELVSERGMGLIFISHDLKLVSSFCDRVLVMYAGRVVEEVEAKHLREATHPYTQGLMRCLPTLAEDVRPLPTLNRDPAWAR, from the coding sequence ATGACCAAGCCGCTGCTCGAAGTCGAGGACCTGCGTGTCCGTTTCCACCTGCGTACCGGCACCGTCGAGGCGGTTCGGGGCGTGTCCTTCCAGCTCGGCCGGGAGCGGCTCGGCATCGTCGGCGAATCCGGCTCCGGAAAGTCGCAGACGGGGCGGGCCATCCTCGGCCTGACGCCCCCGCCCGGCGAAGTCAGCGCAAAGCGCCTGACCTTCGACGGGATCGACCTGCTCACCGCGTCGAGGCGGACGCTGCGCGATCTGCGCGGGGGCCGCATCTCCATGGTGATGCAGGACCCGAAATATTCCCTCAACCCGGTCATGACCATCGGCGAGCAGATCATCGAGGCCTACAGAGCTCATGCCAGGTCGGCGAGCCGCGCGGAAGCCCGGGACCGGGCGCTCGCGATGCTGGAGGCGGTGAAGATGCGCGATCCGGCCCGCGTCTTCTCCCTCTATCCGCACGAGGTGTCGGGCGGCATGGGTCAGCGGGCGATGATCGCGATGATGCTCGTGACGGAGCCCGACCTGCTGATCGCCGACGAGCCGACGTCGGCCCTCGACGTCACGGTATCGATGGAGGTGCTGCGCATCCTCGACGAACTCGTCTCGGAGCGGGGCATGGGCCTCATCTTCATCTCGCACGACCTGAAGCTGGTCTCATCCTTCTGCGACCGCGTGCTCGTGATGTATGCAGGCCGCGTGGTCGAGGAGGTCGAGGCGAAGCACCTGCGCGAGGCCACGCACCCCTACACGCAGGGCCTCATGCGCTGCCTCCCGACTCTGGCGGAGGACGTCCGCCCGCTTCCGACCCTCAACCGCGATCCCGCCTGGGCCCGATAA